The window GCTGCGCGACCTGGGCCTTGACGTAGTCCTCGCCGGTGGTGGCGCCCTGCACCCCGAGCCGCTTGCCGACCAGGTCCACCAGCGTCTTGTACGGCTTGCCGACCGGCACCACGAGGGCCTGGGTGGCGTCGAAGTACGGGGCGCTGAAGTCCAGCACCTCCTTGCGGGCGTCGGTGATGGTCATGCCCGCCGCCGCCACGTCGCACTTGCCGGAGTTGAGGTCGGCTCCGGACTTGATCCCCTCGAACGGGGTGTCGATGATCTCCTGCGTGACGCCGAGCTTCTTGGCGGCGAGGTCGACCAGGTCGACGTCGAAGCCGACCACCTTGCCGCTGCCGTCCTTGGACTGGAACGGCGAGTACGGCAGGTGGGTGCAGGTGGTGAGCTTGCCTGCCGAGACCAGCTTGACGCCGTCGGCCGTGGTGGCGCCGGTGTCGTCCTTGGCGCACCCGGCCAGGCCGCTGATCGCCAGTGCCGCGCCCATGACCAGTGCCGCACCCCGTCGGGCGCCTCGAAGCTTTCCCATCCGCACAACCTCCCCAGGTGAACAAAACGTACGTTCCCTATAGGTTATGCCAAGATCCGCTGGTACGGATCGCCGGCCTGCGCGAGGTGGCGTGGCTAACCCGGCAGGGTTGCCTCGATCCCGGTGAGGATCCGGTCGAGCCCGCGCTCGAACCGGGTGTCGAAGTCCCGGTCCGCACCGGCCCGCACCACCCGGGTGAAGTACGGGTAGTTCCCGCTGGCGGTCAACGTCTCCAGGTAGCGGGACATGCTCTGCTGCCACTCCCGCTCGTCCATCCCCCGGTCCCGGCGGGCCGCCTGCTCGGCGACCTCCTCCTGGACGAACCCGCCGACCCAGCTACTGACCAGGGCGAAGATCTCCAGCATGTCGGCGGTGTCCAGGTCCAGCCGGTCCAGGATGGACATCCCGTACTCGAAGATGTCCAGCATGTTCGGCCCCATCGCCGGTCGACCGGCGGCGATCCGGGCCAGCCACGGGTGGCTGAGCTGCGCCCGACGCAGACTCCGGGCCACTTCGGCCAGGTCGACCCGCCAGTCGCCGGTCGGTTGGGGCAGCTCGGTCTCGCCGAACATGTGGTCGAGCATCAGCTCGCAGAGGGCTTCCTTGTTGTCCACGTACCGGTAGAGGCTCATCGGGCCGGTGCCGAGGGCGGCGGCGACCCGGCGCATGGAGACCGCCTCGATGCCGTGCTCGTCGGCGATTTTGATCGCGGCGGCGGCCACCTGCGCCCGGCTGTACGTTGGGGCGGGTCCGCGCGAGGAGGGCGGGGAGGGGAGGCTGACCCGTACCGCCGTGGGCAGGTCGGGAGCCGGCCCGTGCCGGGAATCGCCGCTTCGCCTGTCGCCTGTTGCCACCAACGTGCCTTCCGGTGTCGCTGTCGTATGTGGACGCCGTCGATCCGGTCCCGCTCTTGCGTACAGCGTACCCGGTTAGCTAGCGTGCAGGACATCCAACCGCGTACGGCGTACCCAGTGGGAGGTTCCGTGGCACAGGCACCAGGCGACCCGGTTGTCGTGGCGGAGGGACTACACAAACGGTTCGGTTCCACCCGGGCCCTCGCCGGACTCGACCTCTCGGTGCCCGCCGGCACCGTCTACGGGCTGCTCGGCCCGAACGGCGCCGGCAAGAGCACCGTCGTCCGGATCCTCGCCACGCTCACCCGGCCGGACGCCGGGCGCGCCTTCGTCGCCGGCCACGACGTGGTCCGCGAAGCCGTCCGGGTACGTCACCGGATCGGCCTCGCCGGCCAGTACGCCGCCCTGGACGAGGGACTCACCGGCCGGGAGAACCTGCACATCTTCGGTCGCCTGTTCCACCTCACCCGAGCCACCGCGAAGCGCCGCGCCGACGACCTGCTGACCCGCTTCGACCTCGCGCACGCCGCCGACCGACTGGTCCGGACCTACTCCGGAGGCATGCGCCGCCGGCTCGACCTGATCTCCAGCCTGATCGTCTCCCCCGCCGTGCTCTTCCTGGACGAACCGACCACCGGGCTCGACCCGCGCAGCCGCAACGAGATCTGGCAGACCGTCCGGGAACTCGTCGCCGACGGCATGACCGTCCTGCTGACCACCCAGTACCTGGACGAGGCCGACCAGTTGGCGCAGCACATCGCGGTGATCGACCACGGCAGGGTGGTCACCTCGGGCACCCCGGACGCTCTCAAGGCACAACTCGGCGCCCGGATCGACGTGGTGGTCCGGACGCCGGGCGAACTCGAATCCACCGGGGCGGTGCTGGCCCGGCTGGCCGGCGCGGCACCGGACGTCGACCCCGATCGGCGGCTGCTCAGCGTGCCGATCGGCGCCGACACCCTCACCCTGCCCGCAGTCGTACGACTGCTGGACCAGGCCGGGGTGGACCCGCAGGACGTGGCGGTACGCCGCCCGACCCTGGACGAGGTGTTCCTCAGACTGACCGGCAACCCGGCCGAGGAAAGCCGGGACAGCGACGGCGCGACGCTCAAGGAGACCGTCGGATGACCACGATCGGCACCGGCGTCGAACCCGTCGGCGTGACCGACAGCGTCGGGCTGGCCCGACTGCGCTGGCGGGTCACCGACATCCTGACCATCTGCCACCGCAACCTGCTGCAACTCAAACACGCACCGGGCCAGATCGTCGGTACGGTCGCCTTCCCGCTGACCGCGGTGGTCCTCTTCGGGTACGTCTTCGGCAGCGCCATCCCGATCGCCGAGGGAGCCAACTACCGGGCGTACCTGATGCCCGGCCTGTTCGTGATGTCGACGGTGACCACCCTGGTCACCGCGATGATCACGCTCGTCGGTGACAGCGACCTCGGGGTGATGGACCGGTTCCGGTCGATGCCGGCCGAGCGGTCGTCCATCCTGTTCGGACAGACCCTGTCCGACCTGCTGACCAACGCGGTGAGCCTGCTGGTGATGGCCGGCGCCGGACTGGTCGTCGGCTGGCGGGTGCAGACCGGTCCGGGATCCGCGCTGGCCGGGTTCGGGCTGCTGATGCTGTTGCAGTTCGCGATCTCGTGGGTCGGACTCTTCCTCGGGACGGTGATCCGCAACGTGCAGACGGCGGCGAAACTCGGCCCGCTGATCATGCCGGTCACGATGATCTCGAACGTCTTCGTGCCGACCGAGGGAATGCCGACCGTGCTGCGTACGGTCGCCGAGTGGAACCCGGTCAGCGCGTCCGTCGCCGCCTGCCGTCAACTCTTCGGCAACCCGGCCAGCACCGCCGTGGACCCGGCCTGGCCGATCGCCCACCCGATCATCGCGACGGTCGGCTGGTCGGTGCTGCTGATCGTGATCTTCATGCCGCTGGCCATCCGTCGGTTCGACACCGGCCCGAACTGAGGCGCCGGCCGCCGATCGGACGGGTACGGATCAGACCGGGTAACCCCACTCGGCCAGCGGCTTCTCCAGCACCCGCTCGACCGCGCCGAGCTGGGCAGGGCTGAGTTCGTCCCGGTACGCCGCGGCCCGCCCCGGCGGGAAGTCGTACCGGGCGAAGCCCTTCTGGAACGCCGGTGACCAGTCCAGCCCGAGGAAGTCGAGCATCCGACCGACCTCCTCGCGCGGCTGTGCGACCAGGTCCTCGTACCGGACGTCGAGCCACTGGTCGGCCGGGTGCCGCAGCCGGGCCTGTGCGAACGCCTCCATCAGCATCTTCCAGCCGAGAGCGGCGAGCACCTGGAACGACTGGCCGGACTCCGCCCACTCCTGGCGCAGGTCGTCCGGGAGCGAGCCGTAGATCCAGTTGTCCGGCCCGCGCCACCCGTCCCACCAGCCCATCTGGAGCCAGGAGTTGGCCACCGCCCGGCCGTCCCGGACCACGTTGAGCACCCGCAGATCCGGGTACGCCGCATGCAGGAAGCCGGTACGCGGCCACCCGGTCACGTGCTGCACCAACTGCTCACAGCCCTGCCGGGCGATCCGGTCGTCGAAGAAGGCGCGCAGCCGACGGGCCACGAACGGGGTCAGGTCCTCGGCGAGCAGGTCCCGGCACGGCCGGGAGAATCCGCCCAGCACCTGCCGGTCGAGCAGGTGGTACGCCTCCGACGGCGCCACCCGCAGCCGACCCCGCTCCAACAGCCGGCGGCTGTGCCGCAGCGAGGTCATGCCGGCCGGGCGCGGAGCGGAGCGCCGGTAGAGCGCGCCGTTGAACCGACCCTTCGGGTTGAGCCGGGCGAGCTTGTCGTCCAGCCCGGAGACGAACCCGACCGCCGGGTGCCGGGAGAGCAGCTCCTGGACCAGCGTCGAACCGCACCGGCCGGTGCCCACCACCAGTGAGAGCATCGTTCAGCCTTCCTGCCGGGTGGCGGGTGAGGGGGAAACAGCGGTCGGTTCGGGTTCGCCGGCGGCCACGGGAACGGCTGCCGGGGCGGCGGGGCGGCGGACCGGGTAGCCGAACCGGCGCAGGGTCGGCCCGGTCAACCCGGTCACGGTGACGTACGCCCTGGTCGGGAGCGCGGTGAGCCACTCGCTGTCGGCGACCACCCCGACCACGCCGGTACGGTGCCGGGAGGGGTTCCCGGCGACCGAGTGGGTGGCGGCGAGCCGGACCGTGTCCGGAGTCGGGAACGGCAACTCGCCCGGGGTGACGCCGACGAACCGGGCGATCCGGGCGGTGGTGTCGGCCGGAGCGGCGACGAAGTCCTCGTACCGGACCCGGAGATACCGGTCCGACGAACCCCACAGCCGTACGGTGGTGTTGTTCCAGACCAGCCAGAGCAGGGCGGCCTTCCACACCGGGGGGCGGCTCATCAGCCGGTCGTCGGTGCCGCCGTCCAGCCCCCGCCGACGGCGCCAGGAGAACGCGGTGGCGCGCGGGTCCCTGACCACGTGCAGGACGTACAACTCCACACCGGGAAGGCTGCCGAGCAGCGCCCCGTACGGGGGCAGTTTCGACGAGTCGACGATCACGCCGCCCGTACCGCCGGGGAAGGCGTGGGCGGCGATCGAGGCGTACAACAGGGTCAGTTGGTCGTCGTCGGGGTGACCGGGCACCGGCGGGTGACCACGACCGTGGCGGCGCAGCAACGCGGGCAGCCGGCGCAGCCGGAGCCGGTCGGCGAGCCGGCCGGCGATGCCCGCCGGATCCGCGTCCGGCAGGTCCCGCAGGACGGCTGTCCAGATCGGACAGTCGCCGAGCGGGAGCCCGCACCCGCAGGGGCGGTTGTCCAGGATGCCGCGACGCCACAGGTAGCGCAGCTCACCGGCGGCGAAGAAGCCGGGCAACTGGCCCAGGACGGTGGTGACCAGGGTGCTGCCGCTGCGCCCGCTGCCGGCGAGGTAGAGAACCCGGACCGCGCTCACCGGACCACTCCCCCGTCCCCCGGGGCGCTCGGGAGGGCGCCGACCGGCGACGGTACCCGCCGGTCGCGGGCCGGCAGGACCTCGGCGGCCTGGTGGTACAGCTCGCGGATCCGGTCCAGGTGCCGCTGCGGGGCGAAGTCGCGGGCCACCCGCGCCCGACCGGCCCGCCCCATCTCGAACGCCCGCACCGGGTCGGCCACCAGCTCGACCAGGGCGGCGGCGAGCCCGGCGGCGTCGTCCGCCGCGACGATCATCCCGTCCACCCCGGGTTCGACCAGCTCCGGCAGGCCACCCAGGTCGGTGGTGACCACCGGAACCCCGCAGGCGTACGCCTCCAGCACCGCCATCGGCTGGTTCTCGTGCCACCGCGACGGGACCGCCACCACCGCCGCCGACCGGACCAGGTCGTGCAGCCGGGACTTGTCCAGCCGGCCGTGGAACCGGATCCGGCCCGGAACCATCCGCGCGGCGAGCGCCTCCAGCGCCGTACGGGCCGGACCGTCCCCGGCGATGTCGACCGGCACCCCGTCCGGCAGCGCGGCGACCGCCTCGACCAGCACGTCGACGCCCTTCTCC of the Micromonospora sp. NBC_01796 genome contains:
- a CDS encoding ABC transporter substrate-binding protein, with the protein product MGKLRGARRGAALVMGAALAISGLAGCAKDDTGATTADGVKLVSAGKLTTCTHLPYSPFQSKDGSGKVVGFDVDLVDLAAKKLGVTQEIIDTPFEGIKSGADLNSGKCDVAAAGMTITDARKEVLDFSAPYFDATQALVVPVGKPYKTLVDLVGKRLGVQGATTGEDYVKAQVAQQNLKIEVVSYKDLGAEQQALATGQIEAAVGDLPVWNEYVKANPGKVVVAGGFDTGEQYGFAVKKGGDPRLLAAINDALAAARADGSYDTIYEKWIGAKPAS
- a CDS encoding TetR/AcrR family transcriptional regulator is translated as MATGDRRSGDSRHGPAPDLPTAVRVSLPSPPSSRGPAPTYSRAQVAAAAIKIADEHGIEAVSMRRVAAALGTGPMSLYRYVDNKEALCELMLDHMFGETELPQPTGDWRVDLAEVARSLRRAQLSHPWLARIAAGRPAMGPNMLDIFEYGMSILDRLDLDTADMLEIFALVSSWVGGFVQEEVAEQAARRDRGMDEREWQQSMSRYLETLTASGNYPYFTRVVRAGADRDFDTRFERGLDRILTGIEATLPG
- a CDS encoding ATP-binding cassette domain-containing protein encodes the protein MAQAPGDPVVVAEGLHKRFGSTRALAGLDLSVPAGTVYGLLGPNGAGKSTVVRILATLTRPDAGRAFVAGHDVVREAVRVRHRIGLAGQYAALDEGLTGRENLHIFGRLFHLTRATAKRRADDLLTRFDLAHAADRLVRTYSGGMRRRLDLISSLIVSPAVLFLDEPTTGLDPRSRNEIWQTVRELVADGMTVLLTTQYLDEADQLAQHIAVIDHGRVVTSGTPDALKAQLGARIDVVVRTPGELESTGAVLARLAGAAPDVDPDRRLLSVPIGADTLTLPAVVRLLDQAGVDPQDVAVRRPTLDEVFLRLTGNPAEESRDSDGATLKETVG
- a CDS encoding ABC transporter permease, translated to MTTIGTGVEPVGVTDSVGLARLRWRVTDILTICHRNLLQLKHAPGQIVGTVAFPLTAVVLFGYVFGSAIPIAEGANYRAYLMPGLFVMSTVTTLVTAMITLVGDSDLGVMDRFRSMPAERSSILFGQTLSDLLTNAVSLLVMAGAGLVVGWRVQTGPGSALAGFGLLMLLQFAISWVGLFLGTVIRNVQTAAKLGPLIMPVTMISNVFVPTEGMPTVLRTVAEWNPVSASVAACRQLFGNPASTAVDPAWPIAHPIIATVGWSVLLIVIFMPLAIRRFDTGPN
- a CDS encoding sulfotransferase family protein, whose product is MLSLVVGTGRCGSTLVQELLSRHPAVGFVSGLDDKLARLNPKGRFNGALYRRSAPRPAGMTSLRHSRRLLERGRLRVAPSEAYHLLDRQVLGGFSRPCRDLLAEDLTPFVARRLRAFFDDRIARQGCEQLVQHVTGWPRTGFLHAAYPDLRVLNVVRDGRAVANSWLQMGWWDGWRGPDNWIYGSLPDDLRQEWAESGQSFQVLAALGWKMLMEAFAQARLRHPADQWLDVRYEDLVAQPREEVGRMLDFLGLDWSPAFQKGFARYDFPPGRAAAYRDELSPAQLGAVERVLEKPLAEWGYPV